In Streptomyces sp. ML-6, the genomic stretch GGTCGAGGTCGCGCACGGCCTCGTGGAGGTCGGCGCCGTCGACGTTCGACACGAAGCGGACCGTGAGCGAGCGGTCCGTGAAGGAGCGCAGCGCCTCGTACGCCATGGCGGGGCCGAGGTCGGAGCCGCCGATGCCGATGTTGACGACGTTCCTGATGCGCTTGCCGGTGTGTCCGGTCCACTCCCCCGACCTGACGCGGTCGGAGAAGGCCGCCATCCGGTCGAGCACGGCGTGCACGCCGGGCACCACGTTCTCGCCGTCGACCTCGATCACCGCGTCGCGCGGGGCGCGCAGCGCGGTGTGCAGGACGGCGCGGTCCTCGGTCGTGTTGATCTTCTCGCCGCGGAACATGGCGTCCCGCAGCCCGGCCACGTCGGTGGCCGCGGCGAGCTCGCGCAGCAGCCGGAGCGTCTCGTCGGTGACCAGGTGCTTGGAGTAGTCGATGTACAGATCGCCGACTCTGAGGGCGTATCCGGTGCCGCGCCTCGGGTCGTCCGCGAAGAGCTGCCGCAGATGGGTCGTCCCGAACTGCTCGCGGTGCTTGCCCAGAGCGGTCCACTCGGGCATCTGGTTGAGCCTGGTTCGGCTTGGTGTGTTCATCCGGGATATCAGCCCAATTCTTCTCGTGCCTGCAGTTGCCCCGCTGCCCCTCCAACCTAATTGATCGGACCGGCGGACGAGGCACGGCGAAGCCGCGGCACGAGGGGGGAAGCAGTCCGGCCGGGCACCCTTGGGGGTGCCCGGCCGGTGAACCACTAGATCTCGCCCCGGAGTTTCGCCAGAGCCTCGGCGAGGATGGCCTCGCCGTCCGCGTCACTGCGCCGCTCGCGCACGTACGCGAGGTGCGTCTTGTACGGCTCGGTGCGCGGCGGGTCCGGCGGGCTGTTCTGGTCCTGGCCGGCCGGGAAGCCGCAGCGCGGACAGTCCCAGGTCTCCGGTACCTGCGCGTCACTGGCGAAGCTCGGCTGCGTCTCGTGCCCGTTCGAGCACCAGAAGGAGATGCGGAGGCGTGGCGCGGACTCGCCCCGCTCGGCCTCCCCCATCGGCCCCGCTCCGACCCGGCTCCCCCGGATCGCGTTGCCACTTGCCACGGCGTAACTCCCTGCGTGATGGTGCTCGAAGATGCCCCAGTCTACGTAAGGCCCAACGCGCGTCCAGTGAAAGGAGTTACACCCTCACCGGGAATCGCGTACGAGGGTCAGCTGTCCAGCTTGATCAGCAGACCGAGCACGACGATGCACGCGAACCAGGCGAGGCCGACGACCACGGTGATCCGGTCGAGGTTCCGCTCGGCGACCGAGGAGCCGCCGACGGACGACTGCATGCCGCCGCCGAACATGTCGGAGAGGCCGCCACCCTTCCCCTTGTGCATCAGCACCAGCAGCATCAGCAGCAGGCTGAAGACGATCAGGGCGATCTCGAACGCCAAAACCACGGCTGGTCCCTACTTTCCGGAATCCTCTGGACTGCATGTGCGAACAACGGGGGCCGGGAGGCTGTACCCTCCTCGGCCCCCGCAAGGGTACGACGGATCCGCGCTACCGCATACTCACTGGTCGCGGAAGCGCACGATCCTGACGAACTCGTCGGCGTCCAGTGCGGCCCCGCCGACCAGGGCGCCGTCCACGTCGGGCTGCGCCATGATCGCGGCGACGTTTCCGGCCTTCACCGAGCCGCCGTACTGGATGCGGACCGCGTCGGCCAGGTCCTGCGAGTACAGCTCGGCCAGCCGGCCGCGGATC encodes the following:
- a CDS encoding RNA polymerase-binding protein RbpA, coding for MGEAERGESAPRLRISFWCSNGHETQPSFASDAQVPETWDCPRCGFPAGQDQNSPPDPPRTEPYKTHLAYVRERRSDADGEAILAEALAKLRGEI
- the secG gene encoding preprotein translocase subunit SecG, whose product is MVLAFEIALIVFSLLLMLLVLMHKGKGGGLSDMFGGGMQSSVGGSSVAERNLDRITVVVGLAWFACIVVLGLLIKLDS